The genome window GCGGAAGGTCTCGCTCTCGCTTGATGGCTCGGATTTCCTGCCCTACGCGCGGGAAATTCTGGCGCAGTCCGATGCCGCGCGGGCCATTCTTGGCGGTACAAAAGCAGGGCCGAAAGGCATCTTGCGTTTCGCAGCCCCCAGCAGCTTTGCCCAGCGTCACATCATGCCGCTTTTGCCGAAATTTCATGAGACCTACCCCGAGCTGACATTAGATCTGCGCCTGTCCGACACCCGGTTTGACGCCATCGAAGGCAGCTTTGACCTTGCACTGCGCAGCGCGCCTTTGACCGACAGCAGCCTACGGGGCCGCAAGCTGGCCGACGACACCCGCGTTCTTTGTGCGGCGCCGTCTTATGTGGAAACCCATGGGATGCCCCAAACCCCCGCCGAACTGCAAAATCATCAGTTCATCGCATGGAGCGACCTTGACCCGCGCCCCTTAATCGGACCGGGCGGCGAGGCTGCCACGGTGACCCCCAGCGACATGATCTGTCGTGCCATTCTGGATGATGGGGATGCGCAGCGCGAGGCGACGATCGCGGGCGCCGGAATATCCATCAATTCACTGTGGAGCGTGTCGGAGGAGCTCGCATCGGGGCAGCTGGTGCGGCTTCTTCCGGGCTGGCGGATGAATGACCATTCGGTGCTTTGGCTGGTCTACCCGCGCTCTAATGTGCTGACCCCGAAAACACGGTTTTTCATCGATTTTCTGATCGCAAACCTAGGCAACCGGCCCGATTGGCGTGACCAAGCAGGCAGCGCCGCGCCCGTTTAGAAACTATGCCAAACCCCAAGCTTCATCTTGGTCACGGACTCGGTGAATTCATGCGAAAGGCCGAACTCTAGAAAACTGTTTTCAGAAACTTTGACCACATGCGAAGGCACGAAAGCCAGCGTTTCATCGCCATCAGAGGGGGCCGCGAACTC of Sulfitobacter sp. DSM 110093 contains these proteins:
- a CDS encoding LysR family transcriptional regulator, which codes for MDTDNLRLFVMAAELLNISAAGRALGIAPAVASARLAKLEQELGVELLRRTTRKVSLSLDGSDFLPYAREILAQSDAARAILGGTKAGPKGILRFAAPSSFAQRHIMPLLPKFHETYPELTLDLRLSDTRFDAIEGSFDLALRSAPLTDSSLRGRKLADDTRVLCAAPSYVETHGMPQTPAELQNHQFIAWSDLDPRPLIGPGGEAATVTPSDMICRAILDDGDAQREATIAGAGISINSLWSVSEELASGQLVRLLPGWRMNDHSVLWLVYPRSNVLTPKTRFFIDFLIANLGNRPDWRDQAGSAAPV